ACCGAACGTTAGACCACGTCGCCTCGAACTGTCACTCCATCCTGTTCCTCGCGCCAGGCGTGGAGCTCCCTGGCCGCGGTCGTCGCTTCCTCGTCCTCCATTCCAAGCATCTCCAGAGCCGCCGACAGCGTCGGCAGCGCCAGTTCGCTCTCGCGGAGCTTTCGGAACGCCTCGTCGCTCCGTGTACCGTCAGCCCAGAGGCAGACGCCGCGGGGATCGAGCAGTTGGGTATAGTCCTCACGGAGTTTTGCACCTCGAAGCCGTTGTGTGACGTTGTCCTCGAAGGAGGCGTTGCAGACTTCGAGGTGGATTGGCTCGTCGCCGGCCCCGTGTTCGGTCCCGAGCAGGTGCGCTGCGAGACACTGCTCCGGTGCGGCGTGTCCGTTCGCGTTTGCACGCAGGAACTCGGGGTACTCCGCGGCCCAGTCCGCGCGGACGGATTTCCCGACACCTTCGATTCCGTGGGACTCCTGAAACCGCGCATCTGGGTCCTGCTCGTCTCCTTCTTCATCGCTGTCTCCAGCGGATGCGCTCTCGTCACGCAGCAGAATATCCTTGGTCAGGTAGATATCGAGCCGTTCGACCGGATCCAGCCCCAGTGCAACGTCACCGAAGGCCCAGACCTCGCGGACCGGAACCGGCATCCGTTCGTTCTCTACGGTGTCGACGAGGGACTCGAGTCGGTCGACTGCGTTGGCGCGGTTGAACCCGCTGGCGCTGCCGCTACTGTTGCCGTTGTCGTTACCGTTCACGTCCCCGTTCCGACCCCCGCTCTCGCTCTCCGTCTCGCGCTCGCTATCGCCACCAGTGTCGCTCATTGTTCACGGTGG
The DNA window shown above is from Natrialba magadii ATCC 43099 and carries:
- a CDS encoding DUF7095 family protein, producing the protein MSDTGGDSERETESESGGRNGDVNGNDNGNSSGSASGFNRANAVDRLESLVDTVENERMPVPVREVWAFGDVALGLDPVERLDIYLTKDILLRDESASAGDSDEEGDEQDPDARFQESHGIEGVGKSVRADWAAEYPEFLRANANGHAAPEQCLAAHLLGTEHGAGDEPIHLEVCNASFEDNVTQRLRGAKLREDYTQLLDPRGVCLWADGTRSDEAFRKLRESELALPTLSAALEMLGMEDEEATTAARELHAWREEQDGVTVRGDVV